The Vitis vinifera cultivar Pinot Noir 40024 chromosome 18, ASM3070453v1 region AAAGTGTTGTCTAAAATTATCGGAATATAAGTATATATGCTATTCAAAAATTTAGATTTCTATACAAATAATAAACATGTTCTCACTTCTCAATATAGCTTCTCCTTGTAAGAGTgcaaaaattatcaatttttttttattttgcacaCTTTCAAACTATGagaaatcataaataaatattttaattaaataaaatttatatgttacaataataataataaaaattatatggaGGTTCTATAATGCTATTGTAgtccaattttcaaaagaatttatagCAAATGGACATTTTCTCCCAAAACCATTCTTCGAGAATCTAGACAAAGATAGAAATTTTTGTCATTACCTTTTCgtcaacataatttttcttctaattttttttttcttcccattttgAAAATCATCATGGGAGTAAAGGAAGCCTAATTAAGGCCCATTTGGTTTGACCACAAACAAGAAATAAGAAGAGTGGTAAACGGCGGGCACATTGTCATTAGCGAGATGGAAGGAAGACTGAGCGTGATGGGCGTGGGGGTGGCGACCCTCTCGATCTTTGCCCTTCTATTTTCATCAGTCTCCTCCCACGATTTCCCCACCGACGGCACCGTTCTCGAACTCCATGATTCCAACTTCGATTCCGCCATTTCTGCCTTCGACTTTATCCTCGTCGACTTCTACGCCCCTTGGTGCGGTCACTGCAAGCGTCTCGCTCCCGAGGTTTCATTCTTGATCCATCCTTTGCTTGCTTTCCCATAATCCTCAgggaaaaaagaacaaaatttcaTTTGAAGCGGGGAGTGATTACTTCAATTCATGAAATGcaaaatttttacatttttttttggtgcttTGGTTAGTGATCCGTATCTGTTAGTTTGgctgtactttttttttctttaatgatcGTTGTGGGCTTATAATGGTGGATTGGTGGGAAAAGGCGGATCTTGGGTTCGTGAATGGGTGATTTGGTTTGTTTCTAATGCGTGAATTTGGTTTTTGATGAATCAAAGCTGGTGATTCGCGTTAATGTTGGCTTTTATTTGTTTCTATGGCGAGCAAGTTTTTTCCTGAGATGGCTAAATGGCCTCTTGTTGAACATATAGAATGCCCAAAAGTTTTAGCGGGTATTGGCAAGTGTCAATTGAAGTAACACCTTGGGAAAATCCTACTGCCTTTACATATTTTAGAATTAATGCAATCATGGTTCTCTGTGAAATTTGGAGGGATTTAGCCGCCATAGATTCTTCATATAAAATTAGCTCACTGTTGTCAGGATGCTGCCTGAAATAATTAGGTTTTGGTATTTGTATTTGTATTTTTCCTTCATAAATCGGCCTAGTGTGTGATTGAATGGTGGTAAATGATGTTTGTTCCATACCAAAAATTTAACAGGAAGATAAGACAACAACTGTTGTACCTTTATATTTGAATTGCGCTGTTTAATTTTCTCACATATGTGTACCTTATTGAATCATTGCCTTTTTTGTCTACCATGTGTTCTATAAGAAGTTTCTTTGTCGCCCTTTTCACATGGGTAACAGCATTCTAATTTTCTGCACATTTGAGATGCTTATTTTATGGAGTTTGGTAACACTTTCCCATATTCTTTTACATCACCATATTGAATGCAAGACATGTTTTGAAGCAAGAAAGATAACAATTCTAGCTGTTGCATTGCAGTTAGATGCAGCTGCTCCCGTTCTTGCCAGTCTGAAGGAACCCATCGTGATTGCTAAAGTAAATGCTGACAAATTTACCCGCCTTGCTGTTAAATATGACATTGAGTATGGTTCTCTGGCCTTCTTTTTTCATCCCACTTTAAAATAGTTGACTTTTGACTTTTCTGGTACTTTTATGTGGAGTTTATTCTTGCCTTTGAACTTGATTATTAGGTTATTGATTTCAGATTAATTTATGGAACTTGCTATCAGCTACTTAAAATGCCTGAGCACATAATTCGTGAATGCATCAGTTTTATAATGTCAGCTTCATAATTTAATGAATAACTTTGTTTGCTTTATGATGCAGCGGGTTTCCTACCCTCAAGCTCTTTATACGTGGTGTTCCCATGGACTACTATGGACCAAGGAAAGCAGATTTACTTGTTCGCTTCCTGAAAAAGTTTGTTGCTCCTGATGTCTCTGTTCTTGTTTCAGATTCTGCTATAAGTAGCTTTGTTGAAGCAGCTGGCACTcattttcctatatatatagGATTTGGCTTGAATGAGTCCATGATATCAAACTTAGCcatcaaatacaagaaaaaggCATGGTTTTCAGTGGCAAAGGATTTTTCAGAGGATGTGATGGTGGCTTATGACTTTGATAAGGTTCCTGCTTTGGTATCTCTTCATCCTAGTTACAATGAGCACAGTGTCTTCTATGGCCCCTTTGATGGTTAGTTTTTCTTTGGATTATTTAATCGTAGTTTAATTGCTAAAATAATCTCTTATTATGTTTGTGAAATATGCCTAATatcaaattacaaatatttctaatttttttataggaaactatgtttatttattcaatatAAGTATGAACatgaacaaaacaaaataatgatgAGAATccttgaaaataattaagaaaaagaaaaaggcaaatcTACAAGAGTGATTGTAAGAGGGGGGAAAAGAAACCCATAGTAgaaagagataaaatatatatatatctatatataaaaaaaagactttCTTCTAATCAAGAATGCTTAGGCAATATTATAAGACCTattgaaaatcaacaagaaTGCTTAGGCACCTACTTGTAGAAGGAACCTAAAGCACTCATGGTATTGCAAATAGAAAAATGTCGTAAGTCTCACTTTGTTTCATGTTAGGTGATAATGTatgatgaaaaattgtttatgtGCATTAGCAATCTTGATATAAATCACTATGTTGTGCATAGACAAATTATTGTTGCTTTCATCCATTTTTGTCATTTACAACCAAATTCAAGTTATGGGGGTTAGAGTTGGCACTAAAGGTGAGAGATGTGGGTGGAGATTATCGGGGTTTAGGACAAACTtatttgctttctttttggATTCAAAATCTTGCTCTTTGGGATTATagcaaattttttaaatttcataggTTGGAGAACTCAATTTCTTAGATCTGTGCCAATTGAACGTGTTTTAGTTAGTTGTTCACATTGAGTTTGTGAGAAACTAAGATTTGGTAATGTTTTACTTCAATTCCAATATTAATATGGTGAATTTAGTTGAATCTATGCTATTCTTTATCTtgattgttaattttttatttatttattatctatttatttatctttttaattgtttggaAAAAGTTACAAATGAAATGCTAAATGTTTATAAacgtgatttttttttcctttttaatttaaaaagggTAAACATTAATGATTTCACACATCTATGCATAATGTTATTGTTCAATGTTGAACCATTGGCACAATGTATTTTTGTGCATGAGCTTTTGTAGAGattcaaaaataaagaatttaggAATAAGAGATatcaataattgattttttttattttgacaaaTTGCAAATCAACCAAGGATCTACTTCTAATTTCATTCATccaatttatattatatatttgtgACAAATCTCTaacatttatattttctttatattaaaaacaaacatattcattgatattaatttaaaaatacaaatgaagGATAcaaaatccttccaaaatttgcaAAATCTAATTGAAAGAAGAGGTAGAGAAAACTTCTTAAAAAGGGTAAGGATAGTTGTACATCACTAGAGTACCACATGAAATTGTATAAGAAGTGACTCGACACTCCTCAAAGGGGTTAAAATATCTCATACAAAATGAACCTAAAGCATGGCTCGTCTCTTTGCTAAATAATTAGGATTAGAACATTACTAGTTGAACAAGGAGACCAAAAGAGAGAACAATCCAGGATGCATGCAATATCTAATATTTGACAAAGCCATCCATTGTACCTCTAATGCCCTCTTTCTAATTTAGCCACCCAAGATAACAATATGACATGGTACCCTTCCACCTATAGCTTAGAAAGGCTAAGAGCCCTGGTTTGTAGTAGGCCTTGTAAGTTGATGGCTAAACCCTCTCCTTTCAATGTTGAAAAATTTTAACCACAGTACCAGTATGGTCAATCATCACCCCTCTAATCCTTAACCGACTTAGGTTTTTTGAAGCTCAACCATcaaaagttaacttaaaatgaaCCCACTAAAGATGGAACCCAAATAGGGGGGAACTTCCTTTTTAACCCTTTCAATCTACATATCTAGTGCCCTCAAAAGTTGTAGTAGTAGAGGCCCAAAAGGAAGAATACAAATGTATTGGATTTCATATAGTCCCTAAACTCCTGCACTTGTCCTTAAAAATTTGCATTTCTTTCTCTCCATACCATCGAAATCAATGTAAGACAAGTGATATGCCATAGTATTTTGGCTTTGATATTACTCCTCAAACCTTTATACTTTTAGGAGGAACCCAATCTAACGTGGCTAGTTTGAGTAGCCCATGCCTTAGCCCCAAAGTCATTGAacaatgtaaagaaaaatgattgatCAATTCTCTACCCCTTAGATACATGTTGCAATGGTCAAGACTTAGGGCTTTGTATGATCTTCTCACTCGTAGCAAGTAATTAGTATTGACCTTTTTGTTAGCCATTAGCCATGCAAAGGCCTTGACCTTAGATGAGGGCTTTGAGTTGATAGATTGGAGAGAGCTAAGAAAAGAGATTTTACAATATATAAGTCTAAGGACGATAACTACCAA contains the following coding sequences:
- the LOC100251498 gene encoding protein disulfide-isomerase 5-2 yields the protein MEGRLSVMGVGVATLSIFALLFSSVSSHDFPTDGTVLELHDSNFDSAISAFDFILVDFYAPWCGHCKRLAPELDAAAPVLASLKEPIVIAKVNADKFTRLAVKYDIDGFPTLKLFIRGVPMDYYGPRKADLLVRFLKKFVAPDVSVLVSDSAISSFVEAAGTHFPIYIGFGLNESMISNLAIKYKKKAWFSVAKDFSEDVMVAYDFDKVPALVSLHPSYNEHSVFYGPFDGEFLEDFMKQTLFPLVLPINYDTLKLLKDDDRKIFLTFVDDELDEKSKKLINLLKAAASANRDLVFGFVGIKQWGEFADSFGANKKTKLPKMVVWDGDNQYFEVIGSESFDEIDQGSQITRFIEGYKEGRTVEKKIGGPSLIGYINSLIGIRTVYIIVFVVAVMMIIQSINKEEPLTIGSGEDQTDQAWSSSLTDESREEYRPRDKED